One genomic region from Evansella sp. LMS18 encodes:
- a CDS encoding DUF421 domain-containing protein codes for MGEQVLDTNFTYLTTELFFGFMALLALTKILGKTQISQLTPFDFISALVLGELVGNAIYDKNIGLNYVLYAVFIWGSLIAIVEAITQKWKKSRGLLEGKPSIIIRRGIIDRQQLKKNKLDLNQLQNLLRNKNVFSINEVEYAILEANGTVNVLKKTPCQPALKKDLTSSFSPAVLPVSVILDGEWVEDNISETPFTKGQIEEALLLKGLRAEHVLYGEWSYENQLYIQTAHSPYIKYVDI; via the coding sequence ATGGGGGAACAGGTATTGGATACAAACTTCACTTATTTAACAACTGAGTTATTTTTTGGTTTTATGGCACTGCTCGCCTTAACAAAAATACTGGGAAAAACACAAATATCCCAGCTTACTCCTTTTGACTTTATATCTGCCCTTGTCCTTGGGGAGCTTGTAGGAAACGCTATATATGACAAGAATATCGGACTGAACTATGTTTTATATGCAGTATTTATTTGGGGTTCTCTAATCGCTATCGTGGAAGCAATCACACAAAAGTGGAAAAAATCAAGGGGGTTACTGGAGGGGAAGCCTTCAATTATCATAAGGAGAGGAATTATCGACAGGCAACAGCTTAAGAAGAACAAACTCGATCTTAACCAACTGCAAAATCTGCTGCGAAATAAAAACGTTTTTTCCATTAACGAAGTAGAATACGCTATTCTTGAAGCAAACGGTACGGTTAATGTATTAAAAAAAACTCCCTGCCAGCCTGCTTTAAAAAAAGATTTGACAAGTTCCTTTTCTCCAGCTGTACTTCCGGTGTCTGTAATACTGGACGGGGAATGGGTGGAGGATAATATTTCCGAAACACCATTTACTAAGGGGCAAATTGAAGAGGCTCTGCTGCTGAAAGGCCTCCGGGCAGAACATGTCTTATACGGAGAATGGTCTTACGAAAACCAGCTGTACATACAGACAGCCCATTCCCCGTATATAAAATATGTTGATATATGA
- a CDS encoding YhcN/YlaJ family sporulation lipoprotein: protein MRSARMALIFFLAIISLFAGCQTNDGNQGAFGSAQEPVYAAIPQQDAKRMKEELEQMKEVDAVTAVQIDNEVYITLTVTGFDRLFLKKIRKGAHERAKKLNQDAVVHVSTDKKIDRDLSRLEDSVKDRTITKEELKKKLDKADKDMKG from the coding sequence ATGAGATCAGCCAGAATGGCATTAATATTTTTTTTGGCAATAATTTCATTATTTGCAGGCTGCCAGACAAATGATGGAAACCAGGGGGCTTTTGGCAGCGCTCAGGAACCGGTTTACGCTGCGATCCCGCAGCAGGATGCAAAGAGGATGAAGGAAGAGCTGGAACAAATGAAAGAAGTTGATGCTGTCACAGCAGTCCAAATCGATAATGAAGTATATATCACACTCACAGTAACGGGGTTTGACCGTCTCTTCTTGAAGAAAATCAGAAAAGGCGCACACGAACGGGCTAAAAAATTAAACCAGGATGCAGTTGTGCACGTTTCAACAGACAAAAAAATCGACAGGGATTTATCCCGTCTTGAAGATTCAGTAAAGGACAGGACGATTACAAAGGAAGAGTTGAAGAAGAAGCTCGATAAGGCAGATAAGGATATGAAAGGCTGA
- the spoVAC gene encoding stage V sporulation protein AC: protein MDQNQQNKEQQKKEYQQIAAKHEEKRPIGINCLKAFVIGGLICTFGQAVQNFYMYFFDFTEKTAGDPTVATLIFIAILLTGFGVYRRFGQFAGAGSAVPVTGFANSMASAAIEFRTEGLVLGTGSNMFKLAGSVIVFGTVAAFVIALVRTLLGM, encoded by the coding sequence ATGGATCAAAACCAGCAAAATAAAGAGCAGCAGAAAAAAGAGTATCAGCAGATTGCCGCAAAGCATGAAGAAAAAAGGCCAATAGGAATAAATTGCTTAAAAGCATTTGTTATCGGCGGACTTATTTGTACGTTCGGCCAGGCTGTACAGAACTTTTATATGTATTTTTTTGATTTTACTGAAAAGACAGCAGGAGACCCAACGGTGGCAACTCTTATTTTTATAGCAATTTTGCTGACCGGGTTTGGAGTATACCGTCGTTTTGGGCAGTTCGCAGGGGCCGGGAGCGCTGTGCCTGTTACTGGTTTTGCCAATTCCATGGCCTCTGCAGCGATTGAATTTCGGACAGAAGGACTTGTTTTAGGCACAGGTTCCAATATGTTTAAGCTGGCGGGATCAGTTATAGTTTTTGGAACAGTTGCTGCATTTGTCATCGCCCTTGTAAGAACATTACTCGGAATGTAG
- the spoVAD gene encoding stage V sporulation protein AD — MLTGKRTWLFETSPVIISTGVIGGPFEQKGAIPEDFDAFYEDQWCGEDSYEKAQKVLFENACETSMQKAGMTKDDIQFVLAGDLLNQITSTSFACRKINIPYFGLFSACATSMEGLALAAFILNSNGANTVMTGSASHYGAVEKTFRYPNDYGAQKPPTSQRTATAAGAAILSKTGAGPAVTSATIGKVVDEGLKDPFNMGGAMAPAAVDTIEAHLQDRNLSPDYYDLIVTGDLARIGRNIALELFEKKGLTVRENQFLDCGVLLYKKDQKVMAGASGSGCSAAVTYGHLLNKMNRGELNRILVVATGALLSPLTFQQQESIPCIAHAVSIEMQGGIPS; from the coding sequence ATGCTTACAGGTAAGAGAACGTGGTTGTTTGAAACAAGCCCGGTGATCATTTCAACCGGGGTGATAGGCGGCCCCTTTGAACAAAAGGGTGCCATTCCTGAAGATTTTGATGCTTTTTACGAAGACCAGTGGTGTGGGGAGGACAGTTACGAGAAAGCACAGAAAGTACTGTTTGAAAATGCGTGTGAAACCTCTATGCAAAAAGCGGGCATGACGAAAGATGATATCCAGTTCGTTTTAGCAGGTGACCTGTTAAACCAGATTACCTCCACAAGTTTTGCGTGCAGAAAGATAAATATTCCTTATTTCGGCCTCTTTAGCGCGTGTGCTACCTCTATGGAAGGGCTTGCCCTGGCGGCCTTTATCCTGAACAGCAATGGTGCAAATACGGTTATGACAGGTTCTGCAAGCCACTATGGAGCTGTTGAGAAAACTTTCCGTTATCCTAATGATTACGGGGCTCAGAAACCTCCAACCTCACAACGGACAGCGACAGCTGCAGGTGCAGCCATCCTTAGTAAAACAGGGGCAGGCCCAGCAGTGACTTCCGCTACTATTGGAAAAGTGGTGGATGAAGGGCTTAAAGATCCGTTCAATATGGGAGGGGCTATGGCGCCAGCAGCTGTTGACACCATTGAAGCGCATCTGCAGGACCGGAACCTGTCTCCGGATTATTATGATTTAATCGTGACCGGGGACCTGGCGAGAATCGGGAGAAATATAGCTCTTGAACTTTTTGAAAAGAAGGGTCTTACAGTCCGGGAAAATCAGTTTTTGGACTGTGGGGTTCTTCTGTATAAAAAAGATCAGAAAGTTATGGCAGGAGCAAGTGGTTCCGGATGTTCCGCTGCTGTTACGTATGGCCACCTCCTCAATAAAATGAATCGGGGAGAATTGAACAGGATCCTGGTAGTGGCTACCGGAGCACTTTTATCCCCGCTCACTTTTCAGCAGCAGGAATCCATTCCTTGTATAGCGCACGCTGTGTCCATTGAGATGCAAGGAGGTATTCCATCATGA
- the spoVAE gene encoding stage V sporulation protein AE, giving the protein MTFLWAFIVGGTICLIGQLLMDGLKITPAHTMSTLVVVGAVLGGLELYEPLIDFAGAGATVPITSFGNALVNGAMAESERNGMVGIITGIFEVTSAGISSAIIFSFLAALVFKPKG; this is encoded by the coding sequence ATGACTTTTCTGTGGGCATTTATCGTAGGCGGCACGATTTGTCTCATCGGCCAGTTATTAATGGATGGCCTGAAAATTACGCCTGCACATACTATGAGTACCCTTGTAGTTGTGGGGGCGGTTCTTGGGGGGCTTGAGCTGTATGAGCCGCTGATTGATTTTGCAGGCGCTGGTGCGACTGTGCCGATTACAAGCTTTGGCAATGCACTCGTCAACGGGGCTATGGCAGAATCAGAAAGAAACGGGATGGTTGGAATTATCACGGGGATTTTTGAGGTAACCAGTGCTGGTATTTCATCTGCTATCATATTCAGTTTTCTTGCGGCCCTTGTATTCAAGCCAAAAGGTTAA
- a CDS encoding D-alanyl-D-alanine carboxypeptidase family protein has product MSGQIIKVILIIIFIAAGLQLPASAAVYPGNVSAKGAILMEQESGRILYEKEADTPMRIASITKIMTAIIAVESGQMEEWVTVSENAQGTEGSSIYLVAGEKIKLKDLVYGLMLRSGNDAAVAIAEHVGGSLDGFVYMMEEKRRELGMNNTVFANPHGLDDHEEHYSTAHDMAILTRYAMNDPLYREITGAKSYRSVSKDESYRVFNNKNRLLTQLYKHSTGGKTGYTKRARRTLVSTAEKSGKELIAVTINAPSDWNDHISMFEWGFNSFEVMDIIKKGVVKDIEDDYYHNKVAAEYTFSYPLSEEEENKVKKILSLYRPPEDGRWEEEGHPYPIGTVQVELENETIGIIPLRYTEEAPKEKPFWKTWFEQLFMAAGVKTGG; this is encoded by the coding sequence ATGAGCGGACAAATAATTAAAGTGATTCTCATAATAATATTCATTGCTGCAGGCCTTCAGCTGCCGGCTTCAGCTGCTGTTTATCCTGGTAATGTCTCCGCAAAAGGAGCAATCCTTATGGAGCAGGAAAGCGGAAGGATACTTTACGAAAAGGAAGCGGACACACCTATGCGTATCGCCAGCATTACAAAGATCATGACAGCGATTATTGCTGTTGAATCCGGCCAGATGGAAGAATGGGTAACGGTTTCAGAAAACGCGCAGGGTACGGAAGGATCATCAATTTATTTAGTCGCAGGAGAGAAAATAAAGCTGAAGGATCTCGTATACGGCCTTATGCTCCGCTCAGGCAATGATGCTGCAGTGGCGATTGCTGAACATGTTGGAGGAAGTCTTGATGGGTTTGTTTACATGATGGAAGAGAAGCGCCGGGAGCTTGGAATGAATAATACTGTTTTTGCCAACCCCCATGGCCTTGATGATCATGAAGAACATTACTCTACCGCCCATGACATGGCAATCCTGACAAGGTATGCGATGAATGATCCTTTATACAGAGAAATCACCGGAGCCAAATCTTACCGTTCTGTAAGCAAAGATGAAAGCTACCGTGTTTTTAACAATAAGAACAGGCTTTTGACACAACTCTATAAACATTCTACCGGGGGTAAAACCGGCTATACGAAACGTGCGAGACGAACGCTTGTGTCAACAGCTGAAAAAAGCGGCAAAGAGCTTATCGCAGTCACGATAAATGCACCCAGTGACTGGAATGATCATATCAGCATGTTTGAATGGGGTTTTAACAGTTTTGAAGTAATGGACATCATTAAAAAAGGTGTTGTTAAAGATATAGAAGATGATTACTACCATAATAAAGTAGCAGCAGAATATACCTTCAGCTATCCTCTCTCCGAAGAAGAGGAGAACAAAGTAAAAAAAATACTATCCTTATATCGGCCTCCTGAAGACGGGCGATGGGAGGAAGAAGGGCATCCGTATCCTATTGGTACAGTCCAGGTTGAACTGGAAAATGAAACGATAGGTATCATTCCACTCAGGTATACCGAGGAAGCACCAAAGGAAAAGCCGTTCTGGAAAACCTGGTTCGAGCAGTTGTTTATGGCAGCGGGAGTGAAAACAGGTGGTTAA
- a CDS encoding nucleoside recognition domain-containing protein, whose protein sequence is MVNIIWVSLFVIGIIFAGINGTMDKVNSAVFDGAKEAVVICIGLISVLTFWLGLMRIAEKAGLLRALSWVLRPVAKRLFPDIPKDHPAMGYILSNMSANMFGLGNAATPMGIKAMEELKKLNGGSNEASRSMITLLAINTASITLIPTTVISIRMQYGSVSPTEIVGTTILATAVSTAGAILTDRYFHYRRTNRRM, encoded by the coding sequence GTGGTTAACATTATCTGGGTCTCACTGTTTGTGATAGGAATTATTTTTGCAGGGATTAATGGGACAATGGATAAAGTCAACAGCGCGGTATTTGATGGTGCGAAGGAAGCGGTTGTTATCTGCATAGGGCTGATCAGCGTCCTGACATTCTGGCTCGGTTTAATGAGGATCGCTGAGAAAGCAGGCTTGCTGCGCGCTCTGAGCTGGGTGCTCAGGCCAGTGGCAAAGAGGCTCTTCCCTGATATACCGAAGGACCACCCGGCAATGGGCTATATTCTATCAAATATGAGTGCAAATATGTTCGGCCTTGGCAATGCGGCGACTCCCATGGGAATAAAAGCGATGGAAGAGCTGAAAAAGCTGAATGGAGGAAGCAATGAAGCCAGTCGTTCAATGATAACTTTGCTGGCGATAAATACTGCAAGCATAACTCTGATTCCGACTACAGTTATTTCAATAAGAATGCAGTATGGTTCTGTATCTCCAACAGAAATAGTCGGGACAACCATACTCGCCACTGCTGTTTCAACTGCCGGAGCAATTTTAACAGACAGATATTTTCATTACCGGAGAACTAACCGAAGGATGTGA
- a CDS encoding spore maturation protein yields the protein MAWITAVSVWLIPLIIATVLVAGTLKRVPTYETFVEGAKEGVKMSFSIIPYLVGMMVAISVFRESGAMEFFVSLFRPVLEMAGVPAEIVPLALIRPLSGTGALGMTSDLIATHGPDSFIGRLASTMQGSTDTTFYVLTVYFGAVGIKKMGDALKVGLIADVIGITASIIIVSLVFL from the coding sequence TTGGCATGGATCACTGCAGTATCCGTCTGGCTGATTCCATTAATTATAGCTACTGTGCTTGTAGCCGGCACACTTAAAAGAGTTCCAACATACGAGACATTTGTGGAAGGGGCGAAAGAGGGCGTTAAGATGTCGTTCTCTATTATTCCTTATCTTGTGGGAATGATGGTGGCCATTTCGGTATTCAGGGAATCTGGTGCCATGGAATTCTTCGTCTCTCTTTTCAGGCCAGTGCTGGAAATGGCAGGTGTTCCGGCAGAAATCGTTCCTCTCGCATTAATCAGGCCTTTATCAGGCACCGGAGCTCTCGGGATGACGAGTGACCTTATCGCAACCCATGGGCCGGATTCATTTATAGGCAGGCTGGCCTCCACGATGCAGGGAAGTACAGATACTACCTTCTATGTTCTGACGGTATATTTTGGCGCAGTTGGCATCAAAAAAATGGGAGATGCGCTTAAAGTTGGCCTCATAGCTGACGTTATTGGAATAACAGCTTCTATTATCATTGTTTCACTTGTTTTTTTGTAA
- a CDS encoding pseudouridine synthase: MERLQKVIAQAGVTSRRKAEQLITDGKVFVNGKKVTELGTKVDTQTDEVVVDGVPLDKEEPVYFLLYKPAGVISSVADDKGRKVVTDYIFTDKRVYPVGRLDSDTSGLLLLTNDGDFANTLMHPKYKIYKTYVAKVEGMPLRETVRKLEKGVVLEDGKTAPAKAKVIRTDKRKNTAIIELSIREGKNRQVRRMLESVGHPVIKLKRESYGFLDLKGLNAGEYRELKPHEVKQLREMAVT; this comes from the coding sequence ATGGAACGTTTACAGAAAGTTATTGCACAAGCAGGGGTCACATCCAGAAGAAAAGCAGAGCAGCTTATTACCGATGGCAAAGTGTTCGTCAACGGAAAGAAGGTTACAGAGCTGGGGACGAAAGTAGATACCCAAACAGATGAGGTAGTTGTTGATGGTGTTCCTCTTGATAAGGAGGAGCCAGTTTATTTTTTACTGTATAAACCAGCCGGGGTAATTTCCAGTGTTGCTGACGACAAAGGACGAAAAGTGGTTACTGATTATATTTTTACCGATAAGAGGGTCTACCCGGTTGGAAGGCTTGATTCCGATACATCAGGGCTGCTGCTTCTCACAAATGACGGAGATTTCGCAAACACACTTATGCACCCTAAATATAAAATTTACAAAACGTATGTTGCTAAGGTTGAAGGTATGCCTCTTAGGGAGACAGTGAGAAAACTGGAAAAAGGGGTTGTCCTTGAGGATGGCAAAACTGCCCCTGCAAAAGCGAAAGTAATTCGCACTGATAAACGAAAGAATACGGCGATAATTGAACTTTCAATCCGGGAAGGAAAAAACAGGCAAGTGAGAAGGATGCTTGAGTCAGTAGGCCATCCTGTTATTAAGCTGAAGCGTGAATCATACGGGTTTCTTGATCTTAAAGGGTTGAATGCGGGAGAATACCGAGAGCTGAAACCACATGAAGTAAAACAGTTAAGAGAAATGGCCGTCACATAA
- the resA gene encoding thiol-disulfide oxidoreductase ResA, whose translation MKQKRLIIRSVILLIMLGAVSYTFYSHYAEERGVVDQGDIAPNFRVQDPAGNILELEELRGNGVYVNFWATYCSFCRDKMEYMNEHYKEYEKLGVEVVNVNVDESTLRVERHQERHQLDFPLYIDRDMLVSNAYGVASLPTTFLIDENGNVIERQIGAKTEAQVIESFDRLIPGGN comes from the coding sequence ATGAAACAGAAAAGGCTTATTATCCGTTCTGTAATCTTGCTGATCATGCTTGGGGCTGTAAGCTATACCTTTTACAGCCATTATGCTGAGGAGCGGGGCGTCGTGGATCAGGGAGATATTGCACCGAATTTCAGGGTTCAGGATCCTGCCGGCAATATTCTTGAGCTTGAGGAACTCCGGGGAAATGGTGTTTATGTTAATTTTTGGGCAACATACTGTTCTTTCTGCAGAGATAAAATGGAATATATGAATGAACATTACAAAGAATATGAGAAACTTGGAGTAGAAGTTGTGAATGTGAATGTGGATGAGTCTACTTTAAGGGTCGAACGCCACCAGGAACGTCACCAGCTTGATTTTCCTTTGTATATCGACCGGGATATGCTCGTAAGCAATGCTTATGGAGTTGCCAGCCTGCCTACAACGTTTTTAATCGATGAAAATGGAAATGTAATCGAAAGGCAGATCGGTGCAAAAACAGAAGCACAGGTTATTGAATCTTTTGATAGGTTAATTCCTGGAGGTAACTAG